From the genome of Amycolatopsis sp. NBC_01488, one region includes:
- the rsmD gene encoding 16S rRNA (guanine(966)-N(2))-methyltransferase RsmD, whose translation MTRIVAGTAGGRRLKVPPKGTRPTSERVREALFNALETAGEVAGAHVLDLYAGSGALGLEALSRGSADALFVEADRRAVDVLRGNVAALGLGGTVRAGQVETVVAAPAPAAFDLVLADPPYAVDATALGKVLASLAAGGWLGSSALVVVERAARDGEPDWPPGFALSREKKYGDTAVFWAEYSPVA comes from the coding sequence GTGACCAGGATCGTGGCCGGGACGGCGGGTGGGCGGCGGCTGAAGGTGCCGCCGAAGGGCACCCGGCCGACGTCGGAGCGCGTGCGGGAAGCCCTGTTCAACGCCCTGGAGACGGCGGGGGAGGTGGCCGGCGCCCACGTCCTCGACCTCTACGCGGGCTCCGGCGCGCTCGGTCTCGAAGCGCTCTCCCGCGGTTCGGCGGACGCCCTGTTCGTGGAGGCCGACCGGCGCGCGGTGGACGTCCTGCGCGGCAACGTCGCGGCGCTGGGCCTGGGCGGCACGGTCCGCGCCGGGCAGGTCGAGACGGTCGTCGCGGCGCCCGCGCCCGCTGCGTTCGACCTGGTACTGGCGGACCCGCCGTACGCCGTCGACGCCACCGCGCTGGGCAAGGTGCTGGCGTCGCTCGCGGCGGGCGGCTGGCTGGGGTCGTCGGCGCTGGTGGTCGTCGAACGCGCCGCGCGTGACGGCGAGCCGGACTGGCCGCCGGGCTTCGCGCTCTCTCGCGAGAAGAAGTACGGCGACACGGCCGTCTTCTGGGCCGAATACTCGCCTGTGGCGTGA
- the coaD gene encoding pantetheine-phosphate adenylyltransferase, with protein sequence MRRAVCPGSYDPATNGHLDIIERASRLFDEVVVAVGVNKSKKGLFEVEERLEMLREITAKLPNIRVDSWEGLLVDYCREHDIAAVAKGLRSVSDFDYELQMAQMNRELTGVETLLMANNPAYGFVSSSLVKEVAALGGDIEHLVPPVVYERLSEKFPKLGR encoded by the coding sequence ATGCGGCGTGCGGTCTGTCCCGGTTCCTACGATCCGGCCACCAACGGGCACCTCGACATCATCGAACGGGCGAGCCGGCTCTTCGACGAGGTCGTCGTCGCGGTGGGGGTCAACAAGAGCAAGAAGGGCCTCTTCGAGGTCGAGGAGCGCCTGGAGATGCTGCGCGAGATCACCGCGAAGCTGCCGAACATCCGGGTCGACTCGTGGGAGGGCCTGCTCGTCGACTACTGCCGCGAGCACGACATCGCGGCGGTCGCGAAGGGCCTGCGCTCGGTCAGCGACTTCGACTACGAGCTGCAGATGGCCCAGATGAACCGCGAGCTCACCGGCGTCGAGACGCTGCTGATGGCGAACAACCCGGCGTACGGGTTCGTGTCCAGCTCGCTCGTCAAGGAGGTCGCGGCGCTCGGCGGCGACATCGAGCACCTGGTCCCGCCTGTCGTCTACGAGCGCCTCTCGGAGAAGTTCCCGAAGCTCGGGCGCTGA